From the genome of Elusimicrobiota bacterium, one region includes:
- a CDS encoding type II secretion system protein GspG — MKKLNRSIAQSLNRCRYGFTLIETLITLSLLGIILTVGIIKFGEMVRKTKINTAKSHMYSLKNAIRQLVSDRGASTACMRSLGYGTEQPGNSTYRWKLELIDGYDADVSSAPGISDPPDCPRLKGWYGPYTNEIPVDPWNTAYEFHDYSTDNTRLSAIVSMGPDKEKDMDYTQTCKNINPPDKTGFSIVYKNDNPANKNNFDIVLWME; from the coding sequence ATGAAAAAACTTAATCGCTCAATCGCTCAATCGCTTAATCGCTGCCGTTATGGTTTTACTCTGATAGAAACACTGATTACACTATCGTTGCTTGGAATCATTCTTACTGTTGGAATTATCAAATTTGGCGAGATGGTCCGAAAGACAAAAATAAATACCGCTAAATCGCATATGTATTCACTAAAAAATGCTATCCGCCAACTTGTATCAGATAGAGGTGCTTCTACCGCGTGTATGAGAAGCCTTGGTTACGGAACTGAACAACCAGGGAATTCAACCTATCGCTGGAAACTTGAACTTATAGATGGCTATGATGCAGATGTTTCGTCAGCACCGGGGATTTCAGACCCGCCAGACTGTCCAAGATTAAAAGGCTGGTATGGTCCATATACAAACGAAATCCCGGTTGACCCCTGGAATACCGCATATGAATTCCACGACTATTCTACAGATAATACTAGATTATCAGCAATCGTTTCAATGGGTCCTGACAAGGAAAAAGATATGGACTATACACAGACCTGTAAAAATATCAACCCGCCTGATAAAACCGGCTTCTCTATCGTCTATAAAAACGATAACCCTGCTAACAAAAACAATTTTGATATCGTGTTATGGATGGAATAA
- a CDS encoding prepilin-type N-terminal cleavage/methylation domain-containing protein codes for MKNEKWKVKKSITRYSLPVTRYGFTLIEVMIAVAVLVIALVPLLKFLTDSIKTTQFFGDQSKADKLAQELLEEIKGKKWDENSPPDGSPIDLANASNIGIDSGESLSNKLTFDDIDDYNSYQETVLSKFSRKVIVKYYTIPDSGGEMQTAGDGLGSVKTNYKWLQITVSWQADNKQCKVAIESIRSNYRK; via the coding sequence ATGAAAAATGAAAAATGGAAAGTCAAAAAATCAATTACTCGTTACTCGTTACCTGTTACTCGTTACGGATTTACACTCATTGAAGTGATGATTGCAGTAGCGGTGCTGGTTATTGCACTGGTGCCGTTGTTAAAATTTCTTACAGATAGTATAAAAACGACACAGTTTTTTGGCGACCAGTCAAAAGCAGATAAACTGGCACAGGAGTTGTTAGAAGAAATTAAAGGCAAAAAATGGGACGAGAATTCACCGCCTGATGGCTCGCCAATAGATTTAGCAAATGCATCAAATATCGGGATTGATAGCGGCGAATCGCTTTCTAATAAACTGACTTTTGACGATATTGACGACTATAATAGTTATCAAGAAACAGTATTATCAAAATTTAGCCGAAAAGTTATTGTTAAATATTATACTATTCCTGATAGCGGTGGCGAAATGCAAACTGCAGGTGATGGATTGGGTTCTGTGAAAACAAATTACAAATGGCTGCAAATAACGGTTTCCTGGCAGGCTGATAATAAACAATGCAAAGTTGCTATTGAATCCATAAGGTCAAACTACCGAAAATAA
- a CDS encoding prepilin-type N-terminal cleavage/methylation domain-containing protein, producing MKNADYADEKPTRLLAYSLTRCHSGVTLIEVLAAILILSIICITLARFSRYAFETWWTSSTKLAMQQEGREVLYWLNQDMKGARFSSIGTIFLNTGFEQPYSKNESPESWDALPDGITRIGPSDPGGASNPQIKSGFYSCAVSTSGVYYSSAFSTITVAGNYYFTGFVKTSSTDTVAEMSIWNQTSELKSLSSSTTYWVYKSTTILFGSGDILRIRLKNSKQGLVSYFDDVSLIPQNLILSESYSSNYYGCFKNNPDTGNIIEFETYITTDIASGSWGGWQRYRFRYDPVQKYLYREYRVGSDWAKAPGLNPVAENVKSLNLLLVAGYINISVETEKILPGRGNEKKSYTLQTRIYPMLP from the coding sequence ATGAAAAACGCAGATTACGCAGATGAAAAACCTACTCGCTTACTCGCTTACTCGCTTACTCGCTGTCATTCCGGTGTTACCTTGATAGAAGTGCTTGCAGCAATCCTGATTTTATCAATAATATGTATCACGCTTGCCCGATTCTCAAGATATGCATTTGAGACATGGTGGACTTCGTCAACCAAACTGGCAATGCAACAGGAGGGCAGAGAGGTTTTATACTGGCTGAATCAGGATATGAAAGGCGCAAGGTTCTCATCTATTGGAACGATTTTCTTAAATACCGGGTTTGAACAGCCATATTCTAAAAATGAATCACCTGAAAGCTGGGATGCGTTGCCAGACGGGATTACCAGAATCGGGCCTTCAGACCCCGGTGGTGCCAGCAATCCGCAAATCAAATCCGGCTTCTATAGTTGCGCTGTTTCTACTTCAGGTGTTTATTATTCATCGGCATTCTCAACAATTACCGTCGCAGGTAACTACTATTTTACGGGGTTCGTTAAAACATCATCAACCGACACAGTAGCAGAGATGTCTATCTGGAATCAAACATCAGAACTTAAATCGCTCTCTTCTTCTACAACTTATTGGGTGTATAAATCAACAACAATTTTATTTGGTAGCGGTGATATACTGCGAATCCGCCTGAAAAACTCAAAACAGGGACTGGTCTCCTATTTTGATGATGTCTCTTTAATACCACAGAATCTAATTCTGTCAGAATCTTATAGTTCAAATTATTACGGCTGTTTTAAGAACAACCCGGATACAGGAAATATTATAGAATTTGAAACATATATCACAACTGATATCGCAAGTGGCTCGTGGGGTGGCTGGCAGAGATACAGGTTCAGATACGACCCTGTCCAAAAATATCTATACAGAGAATACCGAGTCGGCTCTGATTGGGCAAAAGCACCAGGGCTTAATCCAGTCGCTGAAAATGTGAAATCATTGAATTTATTGCTGGTCGCCGGTTATATAAATATTTCAGTCGAAACGGAGAAAATACTGCCCGGCAGAGGTAATGAAAAAAAATCGTATACTTTACAAACAAGAATCTATCCGATGCTGCCATAA